GTATGCCGTGGTCCGGAAAGACCTTCCTTATCCTGCTGACGATAAGCTCTTCGGCCCTCCTGTCCATCTCGGTGACGAGGTCCACGGCGCCCTTGAACTCGATGGTGCCTGCCCTGCCGAGCTTCTCTCTGAGCATACCCCCGGCTTCCCTTGCCGCGCTTACCGCCGTATCCCTTATGTCCATCCGCGCCTCACCCCCCCTCCCTCAAAAAAAGAAAGAACCGGGGTCTTGCACGACCCCGGCCCGCAGTGCCTTACCCCGAAAGGGGTTCTATGACGATGACGGACAGCCCGCGCATTCCGGCTTCCCGGTGGACTGCGCCTTGTCCTTACCCTTGTCCGCCGACTTGTCACCGGATTTACCATCGGATTCGGGGGGAGCCTTGCCCTTGCCGCCGTAGTCGGTCGCGTACCAGCCGCTCCCCTTGAGGTGAAAAGAAGATTTGGATATGAGCTTATCCACGGAGCCCGAGCAGTGTATGCACTCGGTCAAGGGGTCGTCCGAGAACTTCTGTATCATCTCGAACTCTTTCCCGCACTCGTTACACCTGTATTCGTATATGGGCATTGCTTAAAACCTCCGTTCCGATTGTACTGTGGCGTAATATGACGTATTGCATATATTCTATGGTTTAGGGGGGCGGTTGTCAAATTTCCCCCTGCCCTTATCCTTCCCGCCGGGCCCGGCCTTATCCCCCTTATCCCCCTTCTTTCCCTTTCTTATCTCGTCGTTGATGGCGACAAAACCCTTCCCATCCCCCCTCAGCCCCATCACCACCCCGGCCGAGAGGCCGTAGTACTCCGAGAGGAACCTCAGGTTCACGAAGTTCACCACGTCGGCGTCGCTGAGCTTTATCGACTTCCAATCCTTTTGCGGCTTGTTCTTATAGTAACCGTAGGCCTTGCCGTAAGGCGGCCCCTTAACGCCCTCCACGGGCACGTAGAATACATCCGCTCCGAAACCCAGCCTGCGCGTTACGTCCATCCAGCTCATCCCGCCGAGCCTCATCGAGATCACGGTCATGGGGTCCATCTGCCTCCGGCTCGCGAGGAAGAACGCCACCGACAGCTCTTCGTCCGGAATGCCCCTTTCCCTGGCGACCCTGACGTTCCTTTCCGGCAGACCGTAGTAGCTGCCTACCGTAAAGTAAAAGCTGTCCGTTATGCTCATCCCCACGGACGTACCACCCCGCTCGGCCCGCTCCCCCCACTCAGCATGGACCGGGGCCTGCCCCATCGCCAGGACCGTTATCAAGGAAAAAAGGGGGAAAGAAAATTTCCTCATGGCACCTCTCCTCTCTTGCGTTCCGTTAATACTCGACCTCCATCAAAAAGAGTCCCCTGGCCGGGGCGGTCCACGGCGCGGCGGCCCTGCTCCGGGCCTCGACTATCCGGGCGAGGTCCGCCAGCGTAATCCTGCCGCTCCCGAGCTCCACGAGTGCAGCGACCATCGCCCTCACCATGTGCCTCAGAAACCCCGTGCCCCTTACGCGGAGCTCGATCATGTCGCCCTCCTTCCCGACGTCGAAGGAGAATATCTCCCTTACCGAATGCGCCGCGTCCGAGTCGGCGGCCCTGAAAGAGGAAAAGTCCTTCCTGCCGACCAGAAGGGCCGCGCCCTCGCTCATGACGTCCGTGTCCAGCGGGAGATCCACGTGCCAGGAAAAACGGCCCAGGACGGGAGAGCGGTGTTCCCTCCGGAGCACCCGGTAGGCGTAGGTCTTGCTCCTGGCGTCCCTCCTGGAGTCGAAGCCCGGCGGTACCTCCAACGCCTCCGTTATTGCCACGTCCTTGGGGAGGACGGAGTTAAGGCCGTCTCTTATCCCGTCGACGGATATGGAAGAGGTGGTCTTGAAGTTCGCGACCTGGCCGAGCGCGTGGACCCCGGCGTCGGTGCGGCCGGAGGCGATAAGCGCGACCTCCTCGCCCGTAATCTTCTTTAAACCCTCCACCAGGACGCCGTGGACCGTCGGAAGGCCGGGCTGGACCTGCCAGCCGACATAGTCCGTACCGTCGTACTCGAGGGTGAGCTTTATGTTGCGTGCCATCCCCGGTACTTAGAGGTATTCCCTCACGAGTAGTTCCGCTATCTGGACCGTATTAAGCGCCGCGCCTTTACGGAGGTTATCGGATACCACCCACATGTTTATGCCGTTCTCTACGGTATCGTCCCCACGGACCCTTCCGACGAACACCTCGTCGGTCTCCGCACAGTAGAGCTGCTGGGGATACAGGCCCTTTCCCGGGTCGTCCAGGAGCTTTATTCCCGGCGCTTCCTCCATTAAGGCGCGGACCTCTTCGGCCGATATGGGGTCTTCCGTCTCGACGTTCACGGCCTCGGCGTGGCCGACGAAGACCGGGACGCGCACGGCCGTTGCCGTCACCTTTATGGAGTCGTCACCGAGAATCTTCTTCGTTTCGTTCACCATCTTCATCTCTTCCTTGGTATAGCCGCTGTCGAGGAAGTCGTCTATCTGCGGCAGGCAGTTGAAGGCTATCTGGTGGGGGAAGACCGTCTTCTCCAGGGGCTTCATGGCGAAGAGGCTCTTTACCTGCTCTGTGAGCTCGTCCATTGCCTCCCTGCCCGCGCCCGAGACCGACTGGTAGGTGCTTACGACGACCCTCTTTATCCCGAACCGGTCGTGAATGGGTTTCAAGGCCACGACCAGCTGTATGGTCGAGCAGTTGGGGTTGGCGACGATCTTTTTCTTCATGTAGCCGGCGACCGCTTCGGGGTTTACCTCCGGCACCACGAGCGGCACGTCCGGGTCCATCCTGAATTGGCTCGTGTTATCGACCACCACGCACCCGGCCGCGGCGGCAACGGGCGCGTATTCGGCGCTCACCTTCGCCCCTGGCGAGAAGAGCCCTATGTCCACACCCTCGAAACTCTCCTTATCGAGGCGGCCCACCGTAAACTCCTCCCCCTTGAACTCAAGGGTCGTACCCTCGCTCCTCTCCGAGGCCAGGAGTTTCAGCTCGCCTACGGGGAACCGCCTCTCCTCGAGGATGGAGAGTATCTCCTTCCCCACCACGCCGGTGGCCCCGGCCACGGCTACGTTATAGACGTCCTTTCCCTTTCCGTTTTCCAAAGTGGTTCTCCTTTACGGGCGCCTGGCTCTCAGGAAATAAGTTTCCGCTGCTCAGTGGGTTGTGTGGGCGGCGCGGGCTCCTCGATCTCCGGCGTGTCGGAGCCTCCGAGAGAGCCGAGCTTCTCGCCGAACCGGTCTAATTTTTTCTGGGCCTCCTCGTACTTGCCCCGGGTGTTCGAGATATGCTTCCCGAGCACCTCGAAGTCCCCTGTGAACTTCTCGAACTCGTTGGTGAGGGTCTCGAGGTGGGAGAGTATGGCCTGGGCCTCCTTGCTTATCTCGAGCCCCCGGAGGCCGAGGAGGATGGTCTGCAAATAGGCGTAAAAGCTGTTGGGGCTTACCGGGACGACTCTCTTGGAAAAGGCGTACGCGGCGAGCTGCTTTTCGTCCCCGAACTCCTCGTCCTTTATGATCGTCTCGTAGTAGACGTTCTCGGCCGGGACGTACATGAGCGCGAAGTTCAAGGTGCCCTCATCCGGCAGTATGTAGCTGGAGGCTATCTCGTCT
This genomic stretch from Thermodesulfobacteriota bacterium harbors:
- a CDS encoding FmdB family zinc ribbon protein, encoding MPIYEYRCNECGKEFEMIQKFSDDPLTECIHCSGSVDKLISKSSFHLKGSGWYATDYGGKGKAPPESDGKSGDKSADKGKDKAQSTGKPECAGCPSSS
- the truA gene encoding tRNA pseudouridine(38-40) synthase TruA; amino-acid sequence: MARNIKLTLEYDGTDYVGWQVQPGLPTVHGVLVEGLKKITGEEVALIASGRTDAGVHALGQVANFKTTSSISVDGIRDGLNSVLPKDVAITEALEVPPGFDSRRDARSKTYAYRVLRREHRSPVLGRFSWHVDLPLDTDVMSEGAALLVGRKDFSSFRAADSDAAHSVREIFSFDVGKEGDMIELRVRGTGFLRHMVRAMVAALVELGSGRITLADLARIVEARSRAAAPWTAPARGLFLMEVEY
- a CDS encoding aspartate-semialdehyde dehydrogenase, coding for MENGKGKDVYNVAVAGATGVVGKEILSILEERRFPVGELKLLASERSEGTTLEFKGEEFTVGRLDKESFEGVDIGLFSPGAKVSAEYAPVAAAAGCVVVDNTSQFRMDPDVPLVVPEVNPEAVAGYMKKKIVANPNCSTIQLVVALKPIHDRFGIKRVVVSTYQSVSGAGREAMDELTEQVKSLFAMKPLEKTVFPHQIAFNCLPQIDDFLDSGYTKEEMKMVNETKKILGDDSIKVTATAVRVPVFVGHAEAVNVETEDPISAEEVRALMEEAPGIKLLDDPGKGLYPQQLYCAETDEVFVGRVRGDDTVENGINMWVVSDNLRKGAALNTVQIAELLVREYL